Proteins co-encoded in one Halodesulfovibrio marinisediminis DSM 17456 genomic window:
- a CDS encoding TetR/AcrR family transcriptional regulator, with protein MNNKTTRKQRAEQHTRHTILISSVAILQTYGLKKFTMDKVAEQAGIAKGTLYLYFKNKNELLLSVANHCFEPLNEDMRKIFSSEISILEKLKKYLSASFLHTEQNRALFYELKAVLLTHVEKDFNDKNSTYWEMINIVARTFEDGVKKKLLRPMDCDKVAIFFIDSIDRAMARRIFTKVDDSAEDDARELLNIYLHGLAL; from the coding sequence GTGAACAATAAGACAACAAGAAAACAGAGAGCTGAGCAACATACCCGTCACACAATTTTGATCAGCAGCGTTGCTATCCTTCAAACGTATGGCCTGAAAAAATTCACCATGGATAAAGTTGCTGAACAGGCAGGAATCGCAAAAGGTACTCTGTACCTGTATTTTAAAAATAAAAACGAGCTCCTTCTTTCTGTTGCAAACCATTGTTTTGAGCCACTGAATGAAGACATGCGGAAAATATTTTCCAGCGAAATAAGTATATTGGAAAAACTGAAAAAATATCTTTCTGCGTCATTTCTTCACACTGAACAAAACAGAGCACTTTTTTACGAGCTGAAAGCAGTTTTGCTGACCCATGTTGAGAAAGATTTTAACGATAAAAACTCAACCTACTGGGAAATGATCAATATTGTTGCCCGCACATTTGAAGATGGGGTTAAGAAAAAACTCCTGCGTCCTATGGACTGCGATAAAGTAGCAATCTTTTTTATCGACTCAATTGACCGCGCAATGGCTCGACGAATATTCACTAAAGTAGATGATTCTGCTGAAGACGATGCCCGTGAACTACTCAACATCTATCTACACGGGCTTGCACTATAG
- a CDS encoding AzlD domain-containing protein has product MQYSPEIILLTIIGMMLVTYIPRLLPIALLSNKQFPEVITQWLSYVPAAILSALLAPSLFIHNGEFSLSFDNMYLWSAVPVFIVAVRTKSFFGTIITGMVVIAAWRYVLAI; this is encoded by the coding sequence ATGCAATATTCGCCGGAAATAATTTTACTGACAATCATCGGGATGATGCTTGTAACATACATTCCTAGATTGCTCCCTATTGCTCTGCTTTCGAATAAACAATTTCCGGAAGTTATTACACAATGGCTAAGCTATGTTCCGGCAGCTATTTTAAGTGCCCTGCTTGCCCCATCATTATTCATCCATAATGGTGAGTTTTCACTTTCTTTCGACAATATGTACTTATGGTCTGCAGTGCCGGTATTTATTGTCGCAGTCCGTACAAAAAGTTTTTTCGGCACCATTATTACCGGAATGGTCGTTATTGCCGCTTGGCGTTACGTTCTGGCTATATAG